The genomic region TAGATAATATGAATGATCAAATGAATTCTTCTGGAAGTGGAGGGGAGGGAACAGGTCCACAATTGCAGGATATTATTGAGAAGCAGCAAGATTTAGGGAAGCAATTAAAAGAACAAATGGGTAAAAATATGAAAGGAGAGGGCCAAGAAAATACTGACGAAGGAGAGCATTCTAAATTATTTGAAATCTATAAGCAGCAGGAGGAAATTAGAAGAAATTTAGAGCGTATTCTGAAGGAAAATGATGAGCATCTTAATGATTTAAATCAAGACTATGATGAGCTTGAAAAAGATATTTTAAATAATGATATTAATCAAAATTCATTAAATACCTTAAACAAGCTTAATCAAAAGATGCTTAATCTAAAAGAATCTTTAAACGAGAAAGGAGAGCGTAACGAGAGGGAAAGTAAAACAAGTATGCGCGATTTTGATAATCAGTCTCCTAAAAACAATATAGAGATTAAAGATTATTTTAATAGCATTGAGATATTAGATAGACATAGCTTACCTTTGCGGCCCAATTTGAAACAACGCGTTAATACTTATTTTAATGATTAATCAAGACGGTATTATTAATTTTTATTCTGAAAATGACTTTGATATAATTGAGAAGGAAGTCTATAAAAAATGGATAGAACGTGTAATTTCTTCGGAAGGAAAACGACTTGGAGAGATAAGTTATATTTTTTGTGATGATGATTATTTGTTAGATATTAATCAACGTTTTTTAAATCATGATACGTATACAGATATTATTAGTTTTGATGATTCTATTGGAAATCTTTTAAACGGTGATATTTATATAAGTACTGAAAGGGTGCGTGAAAATGCGCTTGAATTTAATGAAGATTTTGAGACCGAATTAAAAAGGGTCTTAGTTCATGGTATATTGCATTACTGTGGTTATAAGGATAAATCTGATGAAGAGGCTATGCTAATGCGAGAAAAAGAAAGTGAGAAAATTAAATTGTTCCACGTGGAACAATCATAAATAATTCTAGATTTTATGTTCAATAAGGAGTATGATGTTATTGTTGTAGGAGCTGGACATGCCGGTAGTGAAGCTGCAGCCGCAGCCGCAAATATGGGTTGTAGTACCTTGTTGGTTACAATGAATTTGCAGAATATAGCGCAGATGAGTTGTAATCCTGCAATGGGTGGCATTGCAAAAGGACAAATAGTACGTGAGATAGACGCTATGGGAGGTTATAGCGGATTGGTAAGTGATACAAGTGCTATTCAATTTAAAATGCTAAATAAATCTAAGGGACCTGCGATGTGGAGCCCGCGGGTACAAAGTGATCGTATGCGCTTTGCTGAAGATTGGAGATTACGTTTAGAGCAAACGCCAAATCTTGATTTTTATCAGGAAATGGTGCATGGTCTAATTATAGAAAATGGCAAAATAAAAGGGGTTCGTACTTCTTTAGGAATAGAAATTAGGGCCAAATCTGTGGTGTGTACCAATGGTACTTTTTTAAACGGATTAATTCATATTGGTGATAAGCAACGTGGTGGCGGTAGAGCAGGAGAAGCTGCCGCAACGGGAATTACTAAAGATTTGATCGATGCAGGTTTTGAAGCAGGTCGTATGAAAACCGGAACTCCTCCAAGGGTGGATGGCCGTTCATTAGATTATTCAAAAATGATTGAGCAACCTGGTGATGAAGTACCCGGAAAATTTTCATACTCGGATGAGACAAAACCGCTAAGTAAACAGCGTTCTTGTTATATGACGTATACCTCGAATGAGGTTCACGATATTTTACGTTCCGGCTTTGATCGTTCTCCAATGTTTAATGGAAGGATAAAAAGTTTAGGTCCGCGTTATTGCCCCTCTATTGAAGATAAGATTAATCGTTTTGCGGATAAAGATCGTCATCAACTTTTTGTGGAACCTGAAGGCTGGAATACGGTAGAGGTTTACGTAAATGGCTTTTCAACTTCCTTACCTGAAGATGTTCAATTTGCTGCATTAAGCTCTGTCGCAGGCTTTGAAAATGTAAAATTTTTTAGGCCTGGTTATGCTATTGAATATGATTATTTTCCGCCTACACAGTTACAACATACCTTAGAAACTAAATTGGTTGATGGTTTATATTTTGCCGGACAGATAAATGGAACGACAGGTTATGAGGAGGCGGCTTGCCAGGGAATGATGGCCGGTATAAATGCTGCTTTAAAAGTGCAGGAAAAAGATCCTTTCATTCTGCAAAGAAATGAGGCTTATATAGGGGTATTGATTGATGATTTGATTACAAAAGGAACAGAGGAGCCTTATCGTATGTTTACCTCCAGAGCAGAATATAGAACTTTATTGAGGCAGGATAATGCTGATTTTAGGTTGACTGAACGTTCTTATAAATTAGGTTTGGCTTCGGAGGATAGGATGAGAAAAATGGAAGAAAAGAAGGAGAAATCTTTAGCTTTTGTGTCTTTTTTGAAAGATACTAGCGTTGTTCCCGAAGATGCAAATCCTGTATTGGCTGACTATAATTCTTCACCTATGAAACAGTCTGATAAGATTTTTAAGATATTTTCAAGGCCTAATATTGCAATGGATGATGTACGAAAATTTCCTGGTGTAGAGGAGTATATTCAGCAGCACCATCTAGATACAGAAATGCTGGAGCAAACCGAAATTCAGATTAAGTATTCAGGATATATTCAGAAGGAAAAAAATAATGCCGATAAGCTTAATCGATTGGAAGATGTGAAAATTCCTAAGCATTTTGATTATTCTAAAATCAAATCTATGTCGTTTGAGGCACGTGAAAAATTGAATAAAATTCAGCCTGCTAATGTATCACAAGCCTCAAGAATTAGTGGTGTAAGCCCAAATGATATTTCGGTTTTATTGGTTTACATGGGGCGTTAAAATACAACGTTCCACGTGGAACATTCTATTTGAATGAGGCAAAAATTTATAATTTCAGGATTATTATTTGTTATTGTAGCGTGCCAGGTTACCACTCATTCGGTACCGGATATCGAAGGGTCGAGAATACTAGAAAATAAAGATCATTTTAATTATTATCTTTTTCAAACAAAATTACAACGGCCTATTGCTAAATCCTGGTTTAAAAAATATCTGGGTTTAAAAAGAGAAAATGATTTAATAAATAGTGAAGTTATTCTTTTTCCAGAGTTAGAAAAAGAGTTTTTGGTTAGCATAATTGTAAAAGACGATCGTGAAGAATATACGGATGTGCCTATTGTAGAAAAAATTTTTGATGGAATTTTAGGAATTGATGATGACGATAAACCAATCAAGAGGGAAGAAGATGAAGAGGAGCAAACCGGGCCCGTAAAATTTTTTGTAAATATTACAATTTCCGATC from Zunongwangia profunda SM-A87 harbors:
- the ybeY gene encoding rRNA maturation RNase YbeY; translation: MINQDGIINFYSENDFDIIEKEVYKKWIERVISSEGKRLGEISYIFCDDDYLLDINQRFLNHDTYTDIISFDDSIGNLLNGDIYISTERVRENALEFNEDFETELKRVLVHGILHYCGYKDKSDEEAMLMREKESEKIKLFHVEQS
- the mnmG gene encoding tRNA uridine-5-carboxymethylaminomethyl(34) synthesis enzyme MnmG — translated: MFNKEYDVIVVGAGHAGSEAAAAAANMGCSTLLVTMNLQNIAQMSCNPAMGGIAKGQIVREIDAMGGYSGLVSDTSAIQFKMLNKSKGPAMWSPRVQSDRMRFAEDWRLRLEQTPNLDFYQEMVHGLIIENGKIKGVRTSLGIEIRAKSVVCTNGTFLNGLIHIGDKQRGGGRAGEAAATGITKDLIDAGFEAGRMKTGTPPRVDGRSLDYSKMIEQPGDEVPGKFSYSDETKPLSKQRSCYMTYTSNEVHDILRSGFDRSPMFNGRIKSLGPRYCPSIEDKINRFADKDRHQLFVEPEGWNTVEVYVNGFSTSLPEDVQFAALSSVAGFENVKFFRPGYAIEYDYFPPTQLQHTLETKLVDGLYFAGQINGTTGYEEAACQGMMAGINAALKVQEKDPFILQRNEAYIGVLIDDLITKGTEEPYRMFTSRAEYRTLLRQDNADFRLTERSYKLGLASEDRMRKMEEKKEKSLAFVSFLKDTSVVPEDANPVLADYNSSPMKQSDKIFKIFSRPNIAMDDVRKFPGVEEYIQQHHLDTEMLEQTEIQIKYSGYIQKEKNNADKLNRLEDVKIPKHFDYSKIKSMSFEAREKLNKIQPANVSQASRISGVSPNDISVLLVYMGR